The region TTGCTTCTATGTATCTTTGTTCAGAGTTCGGCACCTTTTGATCTTCACTGGTGTATGCTCTTGAGCTGCTTCCTCTTCCTCTGCCTCTACTTCGCCCTCTTCCTCTGAAGGTGTCTCTTCCTCGTCCCCTGAAACCTCCTCTGCTAGAACTTGCACTAGATGAGTCACCCTTGACCATCAATGCCTTCTCACCACTCTTGGCTTGCATGCGATTAACCCGGACTTCATGAGCCATCAACGTTCCACTAAGATCATCGAGAGATAACTTCGATATCTCCTTGGATTCCTCGATGGGCACAGCTACAATATCAAATTTTGGAGCTAAGCTTCTTAGCACCTTTGAGACGACCTCAGACTCAGCTAACTTGTGACCAAGCGCACGAAGTTGGTTAGCAGCAGAGATAACCCGAGTGAGATAGTCCTGCATCCCCTCAGCGTCCTCTATCTGTAAGGTTTCAAAGTCTTGCAGGAGAGCTTGAATTCTCACGGCCCGAACTTTAGTTGTTCCTTGGCATTGTTTTCTCAGGGTCTCCCACGCCTCATGAGCCGACTTCGCCTCTGAGATCCGGTCCAGGATAGGGCCATCCACAGCCTGCTGGATCAAGCACAACGCTTTGGAATCACGTT is a window of Dioscorea cayenensis subsp. rotundata cultivar TDr96_F1 chromosome 5, TDr96_F1_v2_PseudoChromosome.rev07_lg8_w22 25.fasta, whole genome shotgun sequence DNA encoding:
- the LOC120260127 gene encoding uncharacterized protein LOC120260127, whose protein sequence is MATSGAPVTLFQPSIPVFSRAEYGRWSLRMKTVFKSQELWDLVEKGVAESKDEAQERENRKRDSKALCLIQQAVDGPILDRISEAKSAHEAWETLRKQCQGTTKVRAVRIQALLQDFETLQIEDAEGMQDYLTRVISAANQLRALGHKLAESEVVSKVLRSLAPKFDIVAVPIEESKEISKLSLDDLSGTLMAHEVRVNRMQAKSGEKALMVKGDSSSASSSRGGFRGRGRDTFRGRGRSRGRGRGSSSRAYTSEDQKVPNSEQRYIEAIYSVTTVKNMAM